TGAATATTACATTACCGGATGAAATCGCAAAAAAACTGGCTGAAAAGCCCAATAAAAGCCGTTTTATCGCCATGGTGCTGCACGAGGAATTCGACCGTGAAATGAGGGAAAAAACCGAACGTCTCATGCAGGAAGGATATACTGCGGCTTTCCATGAGGATGAGAACCTCGATGCCGAATGGGAAAAAACGAGCCCGGAAACATGGGAATGAAGACCTTTCCTGAACGGGGCGATATTTATCTAGTGTGTCTCGACCCGACTGTTGGCTCCGAAATCAATAAGACACGGCCGGCGTTGATTGTATCAAACGATATAAACAATCAGTTTTCCGGAACAGTCACCGTTATACTGTTATCGTTGAATGCCGAAAAGGTCTATCCTTTCGAAGCATTTCTCTCTTCCGTCGATGCTGTTCTTTCGAAAAAAACAAAGGCGAGATGCAACCGGATAAGAACGATAGACAAAAAACGGCTTCTCAGGCGTCTCGGATCTGTTTCTCCGCAGGAATTGAAGGATGTTGAAAAATCTGTGCTGATCCATCTGGGGATGTATTTTGACAGGAAGCAGTCTGTTTGAAGAATGAAATCGTTGGAATAAGACTACGA
This sequence is a window from bacterium. Protein-coding genes within it:
- a CDS encoding type II toxin-antitoxin system PemK/MazF family toxin gives rise to the protein MKTFPERGDIYLVCLDPTVGSEINKTRPALIVSNDINNQFSGTVTVILLSLNAEKVYPFEAFLSSVDAVLSKKTKARCNRIRTIDKKRLLRRLGSVSPQELKDVEKSVLIHLGMYFDRKQSV